A stretch of DNA from Sphingobium aromaticiconvertens:
TTACCGTCCATCGCCTTGCCGTCCGGCGCAGTTCCACCTTCGCGAGGTTCATAGTTGCGGATGAGCGATGACTTGACGCCGAAAACAACATCCGACGTAAGGTATTTGTCGCCCTGCGCAAAGAGGTGTGTCACCAACCTGCGATAACCCGGTGCCGTGATCATGTAGTGGACATGCTCAGGGCGAAAGGGATGACGCCCCTGGGCATCCAGCATCTTGCCGACCGGACCATCATTAGGGATGGGATAGGCCGCTGGCCTCACCGTCCACGCACGGAAGCTGCCGTCCGATTGGCTGAGGAAGCGCCCCCGCCCGGCGAGCTCCGAACGTTCCTCCAGCTTCTGCAGGTCGTAATAACCTTCGTCGTTCGAATGCCAGATATCGACCTTGGCGCCGACGATCGGTTCCCCCGCTTCATTGCGAACGGTGCCGGAAAGGTATAGCGGCACACCTTCGAGATAGCCGCGCATGTCAGCACCATCCTCGAAGCTGGGCGGCTCGACATAGAACGGGCCGAACACGGTGGTCTCTGTCGCCCGACCCGGCAGCCGGTGGTTAATCG
This window harbors:
- a CDS encoding intradiol ring-cleavage dioxygenase, encoding MTSEEESAAAPAAGSFDEHNLTQTVLQSVAGAKDPRVKQISEALIRHLHAFIREIEPTEAEWGAAIEFLTKTGHMCTDTRQEFILLSDVLGVSMLVDAINHRLPGRATETTVFGPFYVEPPSFEDGADMRGYLEGVPLYLSGTVRNEAGEPIVGAKVDIWHSNDEGYYDLQKLEERSELAGRGRFLSQSDGSFRAWTVRPAAYPIPNDGPVGKMLDAQGRHPFRPEHVHYMITAPGYRRLVTHLFAQGDKYLTSDVVFGVKSSLIRNYEPREGGTAPDGKAMDGKWLELHHDFVLAHVA